From the genome of Pelmatolapia mariae isolate MD_Pm_ZW linkage group LG12, Pm_UMD_F_2, whole genome shotgun sequence, one region includes:
- the LOC134638314 gene encoding uncharacterized protein LOC134638314: MNAFKKPSKTKPNLDSKSKTQQSTQFNQGGYPQQPSRPGGYPNTGGYPQQPSRPGGYPYQGGNPNQGGYPQQPGRPGGYPYQSGYPNQRFYPGYPGHQAGAYPAPGYPYRGSYGSYGGYPGGYINHNPNNKILSPHYASSFGYGGYGAGGGSPFSNYAKAQGFVPSDKSKGFGRRAAMAAAGGALTGMALGYGLGRFPRPHFHFHSPQEEYYYNYYMYRKYGIRSTDTNDFSRDYEYIQVDVTFDSFIKSCMNRADLLPVKNRKPNLKPAVTTSKPPTAATVNSTTASITAALGTASSATSNSTATKNSSTDSPSTPHPPNKYVDNPAPAASQLLQTDDDDTVSIVEIGYPALITQVKLKRCIELYIVNAERNLKKKTKLESSSGAQRLQTDLRGLFSVITSITVILQTQLH; encoded by the coding sequence ATGAATGCTTTTAAGAAgccttcaaaaacaaaacctaatCTGGACAGTAAGTCTAAGACCCAACAGTCCACACAGTTCAACCAAGGAGGGTACCCCCAACAGCCAAGTAGACCAGGAGGATACCCCAACACAGGAGGCTACCCTCAACAACCAAGCAGACCAGGAGGATACCCTTACCAAGGAGGTAACCCCAACCAAGGAGGTTACCCTCAACAACCAGGCAGACCAGGAGGATACCCTTACCAAAGTGGGTACCCTAATCAAAGATTCTACCCAGGGTACCCAGGACATCAAGCTGGTGCTTACCCAGCACCGGGCTACCCATACAGGGGCAGTTATGGCAGTTACGGGGGTTATCCAGGTGGATACATAAACCACAACCCAAACAACAAAATCCTGAGTCCTCACTATGCCAGCAGCTTTGGGTATGGGGGTTATGGTGCTGGTGGCGGCTCTCCCTTCTCAAACTATGCAAAGGCACAGGGCTTTGTTCCCTCTGATAAATCCAAAGGTTTTGGTCGCAGAGCAGCAATGGCGGCAGCTGGAGGCGCTCTGACAGGAATGGCCCTGGGCTACGGGTTAGGACGGTTCCCCCGTCCTCACTTTCACTTCCACAGCCCCCAGGAGGAGTATTACTACAACTACTACATGTACAGGAAGTATGGTATTAGATCTACTGATACAAATGACTTCAGCAGAGATTACGAATACATACAAGTTGACGTAACATTTGATAGTTTCATAAAGTCCTGCATGAATAGAGCAGATCTTCTCCCTGTAAAGAATCGAAAACCAAACCTCAAACCAGCTGTGACTACATCTAAACCCCCCACAGCTGCTACTGTGAACTCCACCACAGCATCAATTACTGCTGCTCTTGGCACTGCCAGCAGCGCCACAAGTAACAGCACCGCAACGAAAAACTCCTCAACCGATTCCCCTTCAACTCCTCACCCTCCGAATAAGTATGTAGACAATCCTGCACCtgcagcttcacagcttctccaaactgatgatgatgacacagTGAGCATTGTGGAGATTGGTTACCCAGCACTGATCACACAGGTTAAGCTCAAGAGGTGCATCGAACTTTACATCGTCAATGCTGAAAGAAACTTGAAGAAAAAGACCAAACTTGAAAGCAGCAGTGGGGCGCAAAGACTGCAGACAGACTTGCGAGGGCTTTTCTCTGTCATCACCAGCATTACAGTGATACTGCAAACACAGCTGCACTAA